In the genome of Chitinivorax sp. B, the window CATGTGTGATCGCATTAGGCCATGTTGCAACAGGCCTGTATGCCAATCAGGACAGTTTGGCGCGTGAATTGGCTGCTGCAGGAGAAGACGCAGCAGACCGCGCTTGGCATATGCCGCTGTGGGACGAATACCAAGACCAGTTGAAGAGCAATTTCGCCGATATGGCCAATATCGGTGGCCGCCCTGGCGGCTCTATCACGGCTGCGTGCTTCCTGTCACGCTTCACCAAGAACTACGACTGGGCACATCTGGATATCGCAGGTACCGCTTGGAAATCAGGCAAGGATAAAGGCGCAACGGGCCGTCCGGTGCCCATGCTGAGCCGCTTCCTGATCGGCCGTGCCGATCAGCTGGAAGGCCGTGTACCAATGCGCGGTCGTCCAAAGCGTGTTCATGAGATCGAGATGGATGAGGGCGAGAGTGACGCCCACCATGACGAGAATTGATTTTTATACCCATGTGGAGGACCGGGCTGGTGTAGTCTGCCAGCTCGCCGCCAAAGCGGTTTCGCAGGGCAAGCGAGTCATGATTTTTACCGCAGGCCCTGCGGAAACCGATCTGATTGATCAGCGGCTGTGGACATTCAACCAGCTGAGCTTTATCCCGCATTGTCGTGCCAACCACGAACTAGCCGCAGAGACGCCCGTCATTGTCGATCATGTGGCAGAAACACTACCACATCATGAGATCCTGATTAATCTCCATCCGGATTGGCCCCGCTTTTTCAGCCGCTTTGAACGACTGATCGAAATAGTCAGCCAGCAACCCGATATTACCGATGCCGCACGACAACGATTTCGCTATTATCGTGACTGCGGTTACGATATTCAGTCACACAACTTGAGCCATCTCGGAAGTTAATGAGCGAACAATCACCCAAGCCCGCATCGCCGAACGTTCTTGATCGCATGGATGCATTGCTGAATAAACACTTAAGCCATCCCAATGCAACGGATGCTTCCGCTGACATTCCCATGTTGACCGAAGTTGTACCGGAACTGGAGCATCTGGACGACATTCCCGTGCTGGAAGAGCTGGCCGTGGATGTCACGCCCCCGGTTCTGACCGTTGAAGAACTCCATCTGGATATTCCGGTGCTGGAAGAAGCCCTTCCCGACTCGCTGGCGGATGTGACTGCGTTTGGGTCGCCAATACGCCGGCAATCGGTACCAGAGATTCGAATTGATGTGCCACCCACGCCGATGCGCGAGCCAGAGGTCATACTGGCTGCCCCTGTCAAAGATGAAATCGAAATCATCGTTGACGAGCCGCCTTCCGACATCCCATTGTTGACGGAGGCTGAGCCGCTGGAATTCGAGTTGGCCTTGCCCGTGTTGAATGAGGCAATAGAAGTCGAGACCGTACCGATCGAGGACTGGCATTTGTTGTCGTCGCTGCTGACAGAGCCCGTCGCCGAACCGGTTATCGTGCCACCTGCACCTGCACCTGCACCTGCACCTGCACCTGCACCTGCACCTGCACCTGCACCTGCACCTGCACCTGCACCTGCACCTGCACCTGCACCTGCACCTGCACCTGCACCTGAGATTGTACCTCCAGTCACCTTCGTAGCTGCAACCCCTGCGGTGCCTGATGTAGCGGCAGCCAGCATCAGCGAAACACCGCTGCCCGAACCTGTTTTGGAAGACAAAGCAGTACCTACTCCTACGCTGACTTTCCGTAGCAGCGAATGGGAGGCAGTCGATTCATTGGTAGCCATGCCAGTTTTGGATGCCACCATGCCACCGATCGAATTCGATCTCCCTGCCCCAACCATTGTTGAGGCAAAGATCGAATCGGTAGAAGCATTACCCGTTATAGAAGACGAGGTTGCCTCAGTATCAGCCGAAGCCA includes:
- a CDS encoding DNA polymerase III subunit chi produces the protein MTRIDFYTHVEDRAGVVCQLAAKAVSQGKRVMIFTAGPAETDLIDQRLWTFNQLSFIPHCRANHELAAETPVIVDHVAETLPHHEILINLHPDWPRFFSRFERLIEIVSQQPDITDAARQRFRYYRDCGYDIQSHNLSHLGS